TTCTAATAGTACGTCAAGGGCATGGtgatcatttcacacctcaaacttgaagtttaaagtttaaaatttgagatgtaAAATGATCATCATGCTCTTCATGGGTCTTGGAGTATgaaatttgaactttttatttatttatatatttatttatttttcaaagtatttgggaaaaaagaataaaaaatactatcCTATTACCATCAATTTAATATACGAAACCTTAAGTTAAGATACATTTTCGTTAACATGAATTTCTTTGTACTTAATCTAAACTTCTTAaggcaaaatgatttataaagGATAAGAAAGATTTTGCAGCTCCAAGAGATGTTAGTAGAaaatatctatatctatatctatatttacTTGGTTCtcataaatttactattttaaatgTACTTAATTTCCAGTATTCCATGCACGACAACCAAGTAACATCCTCCAAACACCtcaaggggtttttttttttccaaataattggttattattatcatcggcttttagaaataaaaacaaagaaatgtaTCCAAACTATACTTTAGATTTGAAATAATTAGTTTTGATAGGTCAAAATTATGGTAATTTGTTGTTGGAACAATCTCATGGTAAATGAAAGATGATAGGAGAGAAAGGATATCAATTGGttaattttcaagagaatttttgtttttttcatgttGGAGTTTTTTTTACCAGAGTTTCCAAGACAGGCAAACCGAAGTCTTCCTCATCCAAGCTCAAGAAATTTTTGATATTCCATGAGATTTGCGACATTATCTAGAGGAAATTGCTCAAACAAATACATGAATAAAGCACATATCTTGAATGGCTGATGGATGTTGCGGTGTACATGGGGCATACCTCGTCTACACACTCCATGATCCCGACCATGCTCTTGGTTGGccatttttgaaattaattcaaCACTAGAATGATGAAGCCCAACTATATCATCGTCATATTCCCTGGAAAGATGTAGGCTGTTGCAATTCAAGAATCTTTTTAATGCATGGTACGATCGACCAAAAAATACTTATTGGATTTGATCTTGATGAAATTTATTGGATTACTATTTCCTAGTTATTTTATTGCCTTTTAGGAAATACTTACAATCTTGGTCTATTTTAGGCTTATATATATTCCCCAtccaagaataataataaacatagaTACATAAATTTTGGTTAGCACTCTGTCTTCTATTAAttgcaaaaattttctttgaaaagtaagaaaattctaattaattaatcagtGTGAAGCAAATGAtgcattaattaattttctgcTTGCAGTAGTAATGGCCAACACTTGCCTTATGCATGCACACATGTATTGAAATGCCTTATCGATCAAAAGTCATGCATGCATGCATCGACCATAACTCAAATTTTCACTTTCTTCACTGTAGTTTTAGGGTTGATCTACCTGTACTGCACTCCAGTAGAAGCAATGTCACAAGGCACGAATTccaagtaaataaaataatatatgattgACACAATCAACTGTAAGGACAGTAGAAGAAACTTTGTGCAGAAAGGATGAAAAGAACTTCGGACATCAGTAAAcataaataatcttttatttccCATATATGCGGTTGCATATGTAAGTAGACTTTAGGAACTGATCACTTGAGTTTACAGAATAGGAAGTTTATTCGCTATTATTCCAGcacaaaaacaattatattgTAACAAAGGAGACAAGCAGTTACCACTTATACCAATCTTAAACCAGAACTTCATGCGACGCACGCAGAACGAGCAAAAGGATGAAAGAGGAGAAGGAACAGTGATTTGTTTAGGCACACTGGAAACCAGGTGGGACCTTCTTTGAGCAGACATTGAGAAGCAAGCTAAGAGAAAGGGGGATATTGAGGTTGATGCCCAAAACATTGGCTTTAATAGCAGTGCAAAGGCAAACAGCAGCCTCGAGATCAGCAAGGCCTTGGATGAGAGAGCAGCATGGGGTTTTTGGAGGGGTACCCACAACAGCTCCGATCAGCCCGCCAAGCAAATTGGCACATACTCCCAACTTAAGGGTATCTTTAGGGCAAGTGGCCTTAGCAGGACTGGGGCTAGGAGTTGGCTTGGGCTTGTTCTTTGACTTAGGAGGGTTAGGGCAAGTGCCACATGCAGAGACAATGGCAAAGAAGAGAAGGTTAACTAAAAGGAAGAAAGCCACTGATGCAGAGCTCTTGGAAGCCATATCCCAAGccctaatttttctcttttttgcaATAGTAATAATGTGGTGGCAACTATAGAAG
The window above is part of the Vitis riparia cultivar Riparia Gloire de Montpellier isolate 1030 chromosome 12, EGFV_Vit.rip_1.0, whole genome shotgun sequence genome. Proteins encoded here:
- the LOC117926947 gene encoding 14 kDa proline-rich protein DC2.15-like; this encodes MASKSSASVAFFLLVNLLFFAIVSACGTCPNPPKSKNKPKPTPSPSPAKATCPKDTLKLGVCANLLGGLIGAVVGTPPKTPCCSLIQGLADLEAAVCLCTAIKANVLGINLNIPLSLSLLLNVCSKKVPPGFQCA